From the Halomonas sp. MCCC 1A13316 genome, the window CACGAGCAGCGGCTGACCAAGAGCGAGGCGGAGCTCGAACTCATGCGCCACGCGGCCAAGCTCTCGGCTCGGGCGCACCGACGCGCCATGCGCACGGCCCACCCCGGCCTTGCCGAATACCACCTCCAGGCTGAACTGGAGCATGAATTCCACTGGCACGGCGCCAGCGGGCCGGCCTATGCCAGCATCGTGGGTGGCGGTGCTAACGCCTGTGTGCTGCACTACATCGAGAATAACGCGCCGTTACACGACGGCGAACTGGTGTTGATCGACGCCGGCGCCGAGTTCGATCTCTATGCCGGCGACATCACCCGCACATTCCCGGTCGGTGGCCGCTTCAGCGATGCCCAGCGTGAAGTGTACGAGGTGGTGCTGGCGGCCCAGGAACGCGCCATAGCCGCCGTCAGGCCCGGCGTCACCCTGGCCGAGCTGCACGAGGGCGTCGTGCGCGACCTCACCGCCGGACTGGTCCGGCTGGGCCTGCTCGCGGGCGAGGTCGAGTCGCGCATCGAGGACGAGAGCTACAAGCGCTTCTATCTGCACTCGACCTCGCACTGGCTGGGACTCGACGTCCATGACGTGGGCAGCTATCGCATCGAGGGCAAGCCACGGCCGCTGGTGCCGGGCATGGTATTGACGGTGGAGCCCGGCTTGTACCTCCCGGCCGACGAGGATCTCCCTCAGCGGTTTCGCGGCATCGGCATTCGGATCGAGGACGATGTCGTGGTAACGGCCGAAGGACATGAGGTACTGACCGCCGAAGTGCCCAAGCGAGTAACGGAAATCGAGGCCCTGATGGCGAAGAAATGAGCAGGGAGAGAGGTGGTTTCTAATGAAATTACGTAATTTACGTTACGCTATGGCGGGCCGTAGCAGCGGCCCTCGCGCATGACAGTGGAGACCGGGCGTCAGGTCGATATCGCCATCGTCGGAGGTGGTCTGGTGGGGGCCAGCCTGGCCTGCGCCCTGGCCCCGTTGATCGAGCGTCACGGCCTGACGGTTGCCGTGATCGAGACGGCTCCCATCCTCGACAGCACCGCGGCGCCCTGGCAGCCCAGCTTCGATGCACGCTCAAGCGCGATTGCCCAAGGCTCGGCGGAGCGCTTTCGCGCCATGGGTCTGTGGCCGACGATGGCCG encodes:
- the pepP gene encoding Xaa-Pro aminopeptidase, encoding MLSDPLPRPAPIGNDEYRARREALMKQLPAESAVLLLGASLVTRSRDSDYPFRQNSDFHYLTGFPEPDALLLLLPGRSEGESVLFCQDRDPSLEAWTGIRLGAEGALRVHAVDQAFENVDRDEHLEALLDGRTSLYLMLDDAEAMALADDVRARLAARVRRGAQPPRSYVDLAPLLHEQRLTKSEAELELMRHAAKLSARAHRRAMRTAHPGLAEYHLQAELEHEFHWHGASGPAYASIVGGGANACVLHYIENNAPLHDGELVLIDAGAEFDLYAGDITRTFPVGGRFSDAQREVYEVVLAAQERAIAAVRPGVTLAELHEGVVRDLTAGLVRLGLLAGEVESRIEDESYKRFYLHSTSHWLGLDVHDVGSYRIEGKPRPLVPGMVLTVEPGLYLPADEDLPQRFRGIGIRIEDDVVVTAEGHEVLTAEVPKRVTEIEALMAKK